Proteins from one Oncorhynchus tshawytscha isolate Ot180627B linkage group LG16, Otsh_v2.0, whole genome shotgun sequence genomic window:
- the kif3b gene encoding kinesin-like protein KIF3B isoform X2: MSKTRESVKVVVRCRPMNEKERAANFERVVQVDVKLGQVAVRNPRGAAAHEHPKVFTFDSVYDWNSKQVDLYDETFRPLVDSVLLGFNGTIFAYGQTGTGKTYTMEGVRNDPERRGVIPNSFEHVFTHISRSQNQQYLVRASYLEIYQEEIRDLLSKDQSRRLELKERPDTGVYVKDLSSFVTKSVREIEHVMNVGNQNRSVGSTNMNEHSSRSHAIFLITVECSELGVDGENHIRVGKLNLVDLAGSERQTKTGAQGERLKEATKINLSLSALGNVISALVDGRSTHIPYRDSKLTRLLQDSLGGNARTVMVANIGPASYNVEETLTTLRYSNRAKNIKNKPRVNEDPKDALLREFQEEIARLKEQLEKRSGKKKKKRRRKGVGEAGDELEEDTEDGETTEEEEDDGVEPADKVGADYWRVQQEKLERERKAIMDDHSLVAEEKQRLLKEKERKMDALKKEQEAGEMLTAKVKAMESKLLMGGKNIVDHTNEQQRILEQKRQEIAEQKRREREMKQQVENRDEETLELKETYSSLQQEVDIKTKKLKKLFAKLQAVKTEIHDVQELHSKERQELEQTQNELTRELKLKHLIIENFIPMEEKNKIVNRAFFDEEDDHWKMRPITRIEDDQRMMTRPVSAVGYRRPLSQHARTSMVMKADVRYKAENILMLEMDLPDLPFLSVSSPG, from the exons ATGTCTAAGACCAGAGAGTCGGTGAAGGTGGTGGTTCGCTGTCGACCCATGAATGAGAAGGAGCGGGCAGCTAACTTTGAGAGGGTGGTGCAGGTGGATGTGAAGCTGGGCCAGGTGGCTGTGCGAAACCCCCGGGGGGCTGCAGCCCACGAACACCCCAAGGTCTTTACATTTGACTCTGTGTACGACTGGAACTCCAAACAGGTGGATCTCTATGATGAAACCTTCAGGCCCCTGGTAGACTCCGTTTTGCTTGGTTTCAATGGGACCATATTTGCATACGGCCAGACGGGTACAGGAAAGACCTACACTATGGAGGGGGTGCGCAATGACCCAGAGAGAAGGGGTGTAATCCCCAATTCCTTTGAGCACGTCTTCACACACATCTCCCGCTCCCAGAACCAGCAGTACCTGGTGAGGGCCTCGTACCTGGAGATCTACCAGGAGGAGATCAGGGACCTGCTGTCCAAGGACCAGTCCCGCCGGCTGGAGCTGAAAGAGAGGCCAGACACCGGTGTATACGTCAAGGACCTGTCCTCCTTCGTCACTAAGAGTGTACGAGAAATAGAGCACGTTATGAACGTGGGGAACCAGAACCGCTCGGTGGGCTCCACCAATATGAACGAGCACAGCTCCAGATCACATGCCATATTTCTTATTACCGTTGAGTGCAGCGAGCTGGGCGTCGACGGAGAGAACCACATTCGAGTGGGCAAATTGAACCTGGTGGACCTGGCTGGCAGTGAGAGGCAGACCAAGACAGGAGCCCAAGGAGAGCGCCTGAAGGAAGCCACCAAGATTAACCTGTCCCTGTCAGCCTTGGGGAATGTCATCTCTGCCCTGGTGGATGGCAGGAGCACCCACATCCCCTACCGCGACTCCAAGCTCACCCGCCTGCTACAGGACTCCCTGGGGGGCAATGCCCGCACAGTCATGGTGGCTAACATCGGACCAGCATCTTACAACGTGGAGGAGACACTGACCACGTTACGCTACTCAAACCGGGCCAAGAACATCAAGAACAAGCCCCGCGTCAACGAGGACCCTAAAGATGCTCTGCTCAGGGAGTTCCAGGAAGAGATTGCTCGACTCAAAGAACAGTTAGAGAAACGCTCagggaagaagaaaaagaagaggaggaggaagggggttgGAGAAGCTGGGGATGAACTCGAAGAGGACACTGAGGATGGAGAGacgacggaggaggaggaggatgatggtgTAGAACCAGCTGATAAAGTGGGTGCAGATTATTGGCGTGTACAGCAGGAgaagttggagagggagagaaaggccaTCATGGACGATCACAGTCTGGTGgcggaggagaaacagaggctgctaaaggagaaggagaggaagatggaCGCCCTCAAAAAGGAGCAGGAGGCAGGCGAGATGCTGACTGCCAAAGTCAAG GCGATGGAGAGTAAGCTTCTGATGGGAGGGAAGAACATAGTGGACCACACCAACGAACAACAAAGGATCCTGGAACAGAAGAGACAGGAAATCGCTGAGCAG aaacgtagagagagggagatgaaacaGCAGGTGGAGAATCGTGATGAGGAGACCCTGGAGTTGAAGGAGACATACAGCTCTCTACAACAGGAAGTAGACATCAAGACCAAGAAGCTGAAAAAG CTGTTTGCAAAGCTGCAGGCAGTGAAAACAGAGATCCATGACGTCCAGGAGCTACACAGTAAGGAGAGACAGGAGCTGGAGCAGACCCAGAACGAGTTGACCAGGGAGCTCAAACTCAA GCATCTCATCATTGAGAACTTCATCCCCATGGAGGAGAAGAATAAGATTGTGAACAGGGCGTTCTTCGACGAGGAGGACGACCACTGGAAGATGCGTCCCATCACACGCATAGAGGA TGACCAGCGGATGATGACCAGGCCAGTGTCAGCGGTGGGCTACAGAAGACCCCTGAGTCAGCACGCCCGTACCTCCATGGTGATGAAGGCTGACGTCAGATACAAG gCTGAGAATATCCTAATGCTGGAGATGGACCTGCCtgacctcccctttctctctgtctcttccccaggCTGA
- the kif3b gene encoding kinesin-like protein KIF3B isoform X3, with the protein MSKTRESVKVVVRCRPMNEKERAANFERVVQVDVKLGQVAVRNPRGAAAHEHPKVFTFDSVYDWNSKQVDLYDETFRPLVDSVLLGFNGTIFAYGQTGTGKTYTMEGVRNDPERRGVIPNSFEHVFTHISRSQNQQYLVRASYLEIYQEEIRDLLSKDQSRRLELKERPDTGVYVKDLSSFVTKSVREIEHVMNVGNQNRSVGSTNMNEHSSRSHAIFLITVECSELGVDGENHIRVGKLNLVDLAGSERQTKTGAQGERLKEATKINLSLSALGNVISALVDGRSTHIPYRDSKLTRLLQDSLGGNARTVMVANIGPASYNVEETLTTLRYSNRAKNIKNKPRVNEDPKDALLREFQEEIARLKEQLEKRSGKKKKKRRRKGVGEAGDELEEDTEDGETTEEEEDDGVEPADKVGADYWRVQQEKLERERKAIMDDHSLVAEEKQRLLKEKERKMDALKKEQEAGEMLTAKVKAMESKLLMGGKNIVDHTNEQQRILEQKRQEIAEQKRREREMKQQVENRDEETLELKETYSSLQQEVDIKTKKLKKLFAKLQAVKTEIHDVQELHSKERQELEQTQNELTRELKLKHLIIENFIPMEEKNKIVNRAFFDEEDDHWKMRPITRIEDDQRMMTRPVSAVGYRRPLSQHARTSMVMKADVRYKAENILMLEMDLPDLPFLSVSSPG; encoded by the exons ATGTCTAAGACCAGAGAGTCGGTGAAGGTGGTGGTTCGCTGTCGACCCATGAATGAGAAGGAGCGGGCAGCTAACTTTGAGAGGGTGGTGCAGGTGGATGTGAAGCTGGGCCAGGTGGCTGTGCGAAACCCCCGGGGGGCTGCAGCCCACGAACACCCCAAGGTCTTTACATTTGACTCTGTGTACGACTGGAACTCCAAACAGGTGGATCTCTATGATGAAACCTTCAGGCCCCTGGTAGACTCCGTTTTGCTTGGTTTCAATGGGACCATATTTGCATACGGCCAGACGGGTACAGGAAAGACCTACACTATGGAGGGGGTGCGCAATGACCCAGAGAGAAGGGGTGTAATCCCCAATTCCTTTGAGCACGTCTTCACACACATCTCCCGCTCCCAGAACCAGCAGTACCTGGTGAGGGCCTCGTACCTGGAGATCTACCAGGAGGAGATCAGGGACCTGCTGTCCAAGGACCAGTCCCGCCGGCTGGAGCTGAAAGAGAGGCCAGACACCGGTGTATACGTCAAGGACCTGTCCTCCTTCGTCACTAAGAGTGTACGAGAAATAGAGCACGTTATGAACGTGGGGAACCAGAACCGCTCGGTGGGCTCCACCAATATGAACGAGCACAGCTCCAGATCACATGCCATATTTCTTATTACCGTTGAGTGCAGCGAGCTGGGCGTCGACGGAGAGAACCACATTCGAGTGGGCAAATTGAACCTGGTGGACCTGGCTGGCAGTGAGAGGCAGACCAAGACAGGAGCCCAAGGAGAGCGCCTGAAGGAAGCCACCAAGATTAACCTGTCCCTGTCAGCCTTGGGGAATGTCATCTCTGCCCTGGTGGATGGCAGGAGCACCCACATCCCCTACCGCGACTCCAAGCTCACCCGCCTGCTACAGGACTCCCTGGGGGGCAATGCCCGCACAGTCATGGTGGCTAACATCGGACCAGCATCTTACAACGTGGAGGAGACACTGACCACGTTACGCTACTCAAACCGGGCCAAGAACATCAAGAACAAGCCCCGCGTCAACGAGGACCCTAAAGATGCTCTGCTCAGGGAGTTCCAGGAAGAGATTGCTCGACTCAAAGAACAGTTAGAGAAACGCTCagggaagaagaaaaagaagaggaggaggaagggggttgGAGAAGCTGGGGATGAACTCGAAGAGGACACTGAGGATGGAGAGacgacggaggaggaggaggatgatggtgTAGAACCAGCTGATAAAGTGGGTGCAGATTATTGGCGTGTACAGCAGGAgaagttggagagggagagaaaggccaTCATGGACGATCACAGTCTGGTGgcggaggagaaacagaggctgctaaaggagaaggagaggaagatggaCGCCCTCAAAAAGGAGCAGGAGGCAGGCGAGATGCTGACTGCCAAAGTCAAG GCGATGGAGAGTAAGCTTCTGATGGGAGGGAAGAACATAGTGGACCACACCAACGAACAACAAAGGATCCTGGAACAGAAGAGACAGGAAATCGCTGAGCAG aaacgtagagagagggagatgaaacaGCAGGTGGAGAATCGTGATGAGGAGACCCTGGAGTTGAAGGAGACATACAGCTCTCTACAACAGGAAGTAGACATCAAGACCAAGAAGCTGAAAAAG CTGTTTGCAAAGCTGCAGGCAGTGAAAACAGAGATCCATGACGTCCAGGAGCTACACAGTAAGGAGAGACAGGAGCTGGAGCAGACCCAGAACGAGTTGACCAGGGAGCTCAAACTCAA GCATCTCATCATTGAGAACTTCATCCCCATGGAGGAGAAGAATAAGATTGTGAACAGGGCGTTCTTCGACGAGGAGGACGACCACTGGAAGATGCGTCCCATCACACGCATAGAGGA TGACCAGCGGATGATGACCAGGCCAGTGTCAGCGGTGGGCTACAGAAGACCCCTGAGTCAGCACGCCCGTACCTCCATGGTGATGAAGGCTGACGTCAGATACAAG gCTGAGAATATCCTGATGCTGGAGATGGACCTGCCtgacctcccctttctctctgtctcttccccaggCTGA
- the kif3b gene encoding kinesin-like protein KIF3B isoform X1 produces the protein MSKTRESVKVVVRCRPMNEKERAANFERVVQVDVKLGQVAVRNPRGAAAHEHPKVFTFDSVYDWNSKQVDLYDETFRPLVDSVLLGFNGTIFAYGQTGTGKTYTMEGVRNDPERRGVIPNSFEHVFTHISRSQNQQYLVRASYLEIYQEEIRDLLSKDQSRRLELKERPDTGVYVKDLSSFVTKSVREIEHVMNVGNQNRSVGSTNMNEHSSRSHAIFLITVECSELGVDGENHIRVGKLNLVDLAGSERQTKTGAQGERLKEATKINLSLSALGNVISALVDGRSTHIPYRDSKLTRLLQDSLGGNARTVMVANIGPASYNVEETLTTLRYSNRAKNIKNKPRVNEDPKDALLREFQEEIARLKEQLEKRSGKKKKKRRRKGVGEAGDELEEDTEDGETTEEEEDDGVEPADKVGADYWRVQQEKLERERKAIMDDHSLVAEEKQRLLKEKERKMDALKKEQEAGEMLTAKVKAMESKLLMGGKNIVDHTNEQQRILEQKRQEIAEQKRREREMKQQVENRDEETLELKETYSSLQQEVDIKTKKLKKLFAKLQAVKTEIHDVQELHSKERQELEQTQNELTRELKLKHLIIENFIPMEEKNKIVNRAFFDEEDDHWKMRPITRIEDDQRMMTRPVSAVGYRRPLSQHARTSMVMKADVRYKAENILMLEMDLPARTTKEYEEPVIAPMVAAALEDALREEDEIQVDASGFHSSLGPTQTTSTGAGRKPKSGRPKTGKKTVTPTSPYSPSSPGHPLYPQSRGLVPK, from the exons ATGTCTAAGACCAGAGAGTCGGTGAAGGTGGTGGTTCGCTGTCGACCCATGAATGAGAAGGAGCGGGCAGCTAACTTTGAGAGGGTGGTGCAGGTGGATGTGAAGCTGGGCCAGGTGGCTGTGCGAAACCCCCGGGGGGCTGCAGCCCACGAACACCCCAAGGTCTTTACATTTGACTCTGTGTACGACTGGAACTCCAAACAGGTGGATCTCTATGATGAAACCTTCAGGCCCCTGGTAGACTCCGTTTTGCTTGGTTTCAATGGGACCATATTTGCATACGGCCAGACGGGTACAGGAAAGACCTACACTATGGAGGGGGTGCGCAATGACCCAGAGAGAAGGGGTGTAATCCCCAATTCCTTTGAGCACGTCTTCACACACATCTCCCGCTCCCAGAACCAGCAGTACCTGGTGAGGGCCTCGTACCTGGAGATCTACCAGGAGGAGATCAGGGACCTGCTGTCCAAGGACCAGTCCCGCCGGCTGGAGCTGAAAGAGAGGCCAGACACCGGTGTATACGTCAAGGACCTGTCCTCCTTCGTCACTAAGAGTGTACGAGAAATAGAGCACGTTATGAACGTGGGGAACCAGAACCGCTCGGTGGGCTCCACCAATATGAACGAGCACAGCTCCAGATCACATGCCATATTTCTTATTACCGTTGAGTGCAGCGAGCTGGGCGTCGACGGAGAGAACCACATTCGAGTGGGCAAATTGAACCTGGTGGACCTGGCTGGCAGTGAGAGGCAGACCAAGACAGGAGCCCAAGGAGAGCGCCTGAAGGAAGCCACCAAGATTAACCTGTCCCTGTCAGCCTTGGGGAATGTCATCTCTGCCCTGGTGGATGGCAGGAGCACCCACATCCCCTACCGCGACTCCAAGCTCACCCGCCTGCTACAGGACTCCCTGGGGGGCAATGCCCGCACAGTCATGGTGGCTAACATCGGACCAGCATCTTACAACGTGGAGGAGACACTGACCACGTTACGCTACTCAAACCGGGCCAAGAACATCAAGAACAAGCCCCGCGTCAACGAGGACCCTAAAGATGCTCTGCTCAGGGAGTTCCAGGAAGAGATTGCTCGACTCAAAGAACAGTTAGAGAAACGCTCagggaagaagaaaaagaagaggaggaggaagggggttgGAGAAGCTGGGGATGAACTCGAAGAGGACACTGAGGATGGAGAGacgacggaggaggaggaggatgatggtgTAGAACCAGCTGATAAAGTGGGTGCAGATTATTGGCGTGTACAGCAGGAgaagttggagagggagagaaaggccaTCATGGACGATCACAGTCTGGTGgcggaggagaaacagaggctgctaaaggagaaggagaggaagatggaCGCCCTCAAAAAGGAGCAGGAGGCAGGCGAGATGCTGACTGCCAAAGTCAAG GCGATGGAGAGTAAGCTTCTGATGGGAGGGAAGAACATAGTGGACCACACCAACGAACAACAAAGGATCCTGGAACAGAAGAGACAGGAAATCGCTGAGCAG aaacgtagagagagggagatgaaacaGCAGGTGGAGAATCGTGATGAGGAGACCCTGGAGTTGAAGGAGACATACAGCTCTCTACAACAGGAAGTAGACATCAAGACCAAGAAGCTGAAAAAG CTGTTTGCAAAGCTGCAGGCAGTGAAAACAGAGATCCATGACGTCCAGGAGCTACACAGTAAGGAGAGACAGGAGCTGGAGCAGACCCAGAACGAGTTGACCAGGGAGCTCAAACTCAA GCATCTCATCATTGAGAACTTCATCCCCATGGAGGAGAAGAATAAGATTGTGAACAGGGCGTTCTTCGACGAGGAGGACGACCACTGGAAGATGCGTCCCATCACACGCATAGAGGA TGACCAGCGGATGATGACCAGGCCAGTGTCAGCGGTGGGCTACAGAAGACCCCTGAGTCAGCACGCCCGTACCTCCATGGTGATGAAGGCTGACGTCAGATACAAG gCTGAGAATATCCTGATGCTGGAGATGGACCTTCCCGCTCGGACCACTAAGGAGTACGAGGAGCCGGTCATAGCGCCCATGGTAGCAGCGGCGTTGGAGGATGCTCTGCGGGAGGAAGATGAGATTCAGGTGGACGCCTCCGGGTTCCACAGCAGCCTCGGACCCACCCAGACCACCAGCACTGGGGCCGGAAGGAAACCAAAGTCTGG CCGACCTAAAACGGGTAAGAAGACTGTCACCCCCACCTCTCCATACAGCCCCTCCAGCCCAGGACATCCTTTATACCCACAATCCCGTGGGCTGGTGCCCAAGTGA